From the Leucobacter denitrificans genome, one window contains:
- the nudC gene encoding NAD(+) diphosphatase, whose protein sequence is MGAEQIPLAGSWIDRDVATRSSEAALEAAWNEPDARVLRIFGVNVPIMRGELSPRLELLPTAGFFAEASHRIYLGRKDGTPIFAVAIGDETQGGVTSEWIHPFEVSLELSPAERELVVIASALARWHESALWSARDGELTEWADGGWSRRDSRGGELFPRMDPAVIVLIEHEGKVLLGSNTLWESGRFSLLAGFVEAGESLEQAVAREIFEEAGVRLGKTRYMGSQPWPFPRSLMLGFRAQLAEGQDPDALVPDTQEISELRWFSREELADPPVGIRLPTKLSISGWLIADWVSEGDR, encoded by the coding sequence ATGGGTGCCGAACAGATTCCGCTTGCTGGAAGTTGGATCGACCGTGACGTTGCAACCCGCAGCTCGGAAGCTGCGTTAGAGGCGGCTTGGAACGAGCCCGACGCGCGGGTGCTGCGGATATTTGGCGTCAATGTACCCATAATGAGAGGCGAATTGTCGCCGAGGCTCGAACTTCTTCCGACAGCAGGCTTCTTCGCCGAGGCAAGCCACCGAATCTACCTCGGCAGGAAAGACGGGACACCCATTTTTGCGGTCGCAATCGGCGATGAAACGCAGGGTGGGGTGACGAGCGAGTGGATCCACCCATTTGAGGTTTCTCTCGAGCTTTCGCCCGCTGAGAGAGAGCTCGTTGTTATTGCCAGTGCGCTCGCGCGTTGGCATGAATCTGCGCTCTGGTCGGCTCGAGATGGTGAGCTGACTGAGTGGGCCGACGGCGGTTGGTCGAGGCGAGACTCCCGTGGTGGCGAACTCTTTCCGCGAATGGATCCGGCTGTCATCGTGCTGATTGAGCACGAGGGCAAAGTGCTACTTGGTTCGAATACCCTCTGGGAGAGTGGACGATTCTCGCTCCTTGCGGGGTTTGTTGAAGCTGGGGAATCCCTCGAGCAGGCAGTTGCGAGAGAAATATTCGAAGAGGCCGGCGTTCGTCTCGGTAAAACTCGGTACATGGGATCGCAGCCGTGGCCGTTCCCACGTTCACTGATGCTGGGATTCCGCGCTCAGCTTGCGGAGGGACAAGATCCAGATGCTCTCGTTCCCGATACACAAGAAATCTCAGAATTGCGTTGGTTCAGTCGCGAGGAGCTTGCAGATCCCCCCGTGGGTATTCGGTTGCCCACAAAACTCTCGATTTCGGGATGGTTGATAGCTGATTGGGTTTCGGAAGGTGATCGGTGA
- a CDS encoding ATP-dependent helicase — translation MSAEASAILEALDPDQREIAEALRGPVSVLAGAGTGKTRAITHRIAYGVRSGVYDPERVLAVTFTRKAAGELQGRLRDLGVEGVRANTFHGAALAQLGHFWPQFVGGDAPKLIPGKVATISHAVEALGLRFGAETLRDLAAEIEWRKVSMISIDEYAHRIDERPKLVGVDAEKMVAIQQGYQHVLEERRQIDFEDVLVLLAGMLEVEPRASLQVRERYRFFTVDEFQDVSPLQHHLLSLWLGARDDVCVVGDASQTIYSFAGAASKYLLGFGLEYPNAREFRLERNYRSVEPVVHSANRLMRDRPGALHLSPMRTEVAPQPTFEWFATEQDEARAVAQSIATALKAGTPASEIAVLYRTNAQSARIEESLTNEGIPSRVHGAQRFFDRADVRRAILLIRAQAKAGDSRPLFQVVSDMLREVGWSTKPPQGAAEREKWEALNSILAMADDQSPTTSIVEFSEELLARQRAQHEPKFEAVTLSAVHAAKGLEWKFVHVVGMSEGIFPISHAVAEHEIEEERRLAYVAFTRARDELLVSGYQSAARVSRRPSRFVSEAGILR, via the coding sequence GTGAGCGCGGAAGCCTCAGCGATACTTGAAGCCCTCGATCCCGATCAACGAGAGATCGCTGAAGCACTGCGGGGCCCAGTTTCTGTGCTTGCAGGGGCAGGAACGGGAAAGACCCGAGCGATCACGCATCGAATCGCGTATGGCGTGCGGAGCGGAGTCTATGACCCCGAACGAGTGTTGGCTGTCACCTTCACGCGAAAAGCGGCGGGAGAACTTCAAGGGCGATTGCGCGATCTCGGTGTTGAGGGAGTGCGAGCAAACACCTTCCATGGTGCTGCCCTCGCCCAGCTAGGGCATTTTTGGCCCCAGTTTGTCGGAGGAGACGCGCCGAAACTCATACCGGGCAAAGTTGCAACCATCTCACACGCGGTTGAGGCTCTCGGTTTGCGATTCGGGGCGGAGACGCTTCGAGATCTCGCGGCAGAAATTGAGTGGCGAAAAGTCTCAATGATCTCTATTGACGAGTATGCGCACCGCATTGACGAGCGCCCGAAGCTTGTGGGAGTCGACGCCGAGAAAATGGTAGCGATTCAGCAGGGTTACCAACATGTGCTCGAGGAACGACGACAGATCGACTTTGAAGACGTGCTCGTATTGCTGGCTGGAATGCTCGAAGTAGAACCCAGAGCCTCGCTGCAAGTCCGCGAACGCTATCGGTTCTTTACCGTCGATGAGTTTCAAGACGTTTCACCGCTACAGCACCACTTGCTTTCACTCTGGCTCGGTGCTCGCGACGACGTGTGCGTGGTTGGTGACGCCAGCCAGACCATTTACTCGTTCGCAGGCGCCGCGAGTAAGTACCTGTTGGGTTTCGGGCTCGAGTATCCGAATGCGCGTGAGTTTCGACTCGAACGAAACTATCGTTCTGTCGAGCCGGTTGTGCATTCGGCTAATCGGCTTATGAGAGACAGGCCCGGTGCGCTGCACCTCAGTCCCATGCGCACTGAGGTCGCGCCGCAACCGACATTCGAGTGGTTCGCGACGGAACAGGACGAAGCTCGTGCTGTGGCACAGTCGATCGCCACCGCACTGAAAGCGGGAACCCCTGCATCCGAGATTGCCGTCTTGTACCGTACGAACGCACAATCTGCGCGGATCGAAGAGTCGCTCACCAACGAAGGGATTCCTTCACGAGTGCACGGAGCGCAGCGATTCTTTGATCGTGCGGATGTGCGACGAGCCATTCTGTTAATCAGGGCACAGGCCAAAGCAGGGGATTCACGTCCGTTGTTCCAAGTTGTGAGCGACATGCTGCGTGAAGTCGGGTGGAGCACAAAGCCACCGCAAGGCGCGGCTGAGCGGGAGAAGTGGGAAGCCCTCAACTCGATCCTCGCGATGGCGGATGATCAATCTCCGACCACCTCGATTGTTGAATTTAGCGAGGAGCTCCTTGCCCGTCAGAGAGCTCAACACGAACCGAAATTTGAAGCAGTCACGCTCAGCGCGGTACACGCCGCAAAAGGCCTTGAATGGAAGTTCGTGCACGTGGTGGGAATGAGCGAAGGTATTTTTCCCATCTCTCACGCTGTGGCAGAGCACGAGATTGAAGAAGAGCGAAGACTCGCCTATGTCGCCTTTACGCGAGCGCGTGATGAACTCTTGGTTTCGGGATATCAGAGTGCCGCTCGGGTTTCACGAAGGCCATCTAGATTTGTCAGTGAGGCTGGAATTCTTCGCTGA
- a CDS encoding zinc-dependent metalloprotease — MDEDRPENPDEQPGPNFEELQRMLQNMLGGQQNSEFDPSVLAKAAGVSGDPAMLNALFSTLRGAMNNPSEGIDWSIARRTALDAAAGEGTVNAAPAERAFPVASLWLDEATELGPVPDAPRALSRIEWVQRSIDTWISLAEPVAESVSQALMNAMNTQMPEEMSAALQQAAPMLRSVGGALFAVQLGSIVGQLSGEVVAAGDVGIPLLSGPGNEGGALVPTGVANFASGLDQDLEAVTLYLAVRELAHARLFRHTKWLRLHLLTAITDYARGIHIDTDHIEELSRDLDPSNTEELQQLLSSGAFIPPKTPAQEAAHERLETMLALIEGWVDVVTENATKRLPGAGGIAEMVRRRRATGGPAERAFAALAGLELRPRRLREAAAMWRIVAERSDTSTRDGLWAHPDLLPTTEELDAPDLLLSRLGLIRGQEATTDDFDAELEKLLRNELPPSPGKNQSPPDAPQPPEH; from the coding sequence ATGGATGAGGATCGCCCCGAGAATCCAGACGAACAACCGGGGCCGAATTTTGAAGAACTGCAGCGCATGTTGCAGAACATGCTCGGAGGTCAACAAAACAGCGAGTTCGACCCGAGCGTACTCGCAAAGGCAGCTGGCGTCTCGGGCGACCCTGCGATGCTCAATGCACTCTTTTCCACACTTCGCGGTGCCATGAATAATCCGAGCGAAGGCATCGATTGGTCCATTGCTCGGCGCACCGCGCTCGATGCCGCGGCCGGCGAAGGTACCGTTAATGCGGCCCCGGCTGAGCGCGCATTTCCGGTTGCGTCGCTCTGGCTCGACGAGGCGACCGAGCTTGGTCCCGTACCAGACGCACCTCGTGCTCTGAGCAGAATCGAATGGGTTCAGCGCTCGATTGATACGTGGATCAGCCTCGCTGAGCCGGTTGCCGAGTCAGTTTCTCAGGCGCTCATGAATGCGATGAACACGCAAATGCCGGAGGAGATGTCTGCGGCCCTGCAGCAGGCTGCACCGATGCTGCGGAGCGTCGGAGGCGCCCTCTTTGCAGTGCAACTCGGGTCCATCGTCGGCCAGCTCTCGGGTGAGGTTGTGGCCGCCGGAGACGTGGGCATCCCTCTACTCTCTGGCCCAGGAAATGAGGGAGGAGCGCTCGTTCCGACCGGTGTTGCTAATTTCGCGAGTGGACTCGATCAAGACCTCGAGGCAGTCACGCTGTACTTGGCAGTGCGCGAACTTGCTCACGCACGCCTGTTCAGGCACACCAAGTGGTTGCGCCTACACCTGCTCACGGCGATCACCGATTATGCGCGTGGGATCCACATAGATACCGACCACATCGAGGAACTCTCGCGTGACCTGGACCCATCGAATACAGAAGAATTGCAGCAGTTGCTCTCAAGTGGTGCGTTCATTCCACCGAAGACACCCGCTCAAGAAGCCGCACATGAGCGTCTCGAGACAATGCTTGCGCTCATAGAAGGATGGGTTGATGTAGTGACCGAGAACGCAACGAAACGACTCCCCGGGGCCGGGGGCATTGCCGAAATGGTACGTCGGCGCCGGGCCACGGGCGGGCCCGCTGAGCGTGCTTTCGCCGCACTGGCTGGCCTCGAGCTTCGGCCACGGCGCCTCCGTGAGGCCGCGGCGATGTGGCGGATCGTGGCAGAGCGAAGTGACACTTCGACTCGTGACGGCCTCTGGGCCCACCCAGATCTCCTCCCCACTACTGAGGAGCTCGACGCTCCCGACCTGTTGCTTTCAAGACTCGGACTCATCAGGGGCCAGGAGGCAACGACTGATGATTTTGATGCAGAGCTTGAGAAGCTGCTTCGCAACGAACTACCGCCGTCACCCGGGAAGAATCAATCACCTCCCGATGCTCCGCAACCCCCGGAACACTAG
- a CDS encoding UPF0182 family protein, whose translation MTDQTTAAPRSRRLSPLAITIVLVVVLIIAFLAIASVMTEVLWFEQLGYLEVFAIQWLAAAAMFVIGFLGMSVPTFIAIDIAYRKRPVYARLTAQLDRYQEVIEPLRRLVKWLLPAILGIFAGVASATNWETILLWWNSEPTGEVDAQFGIDLSFYLFTLPLLQSVAGFLSAVVLISLILGVGTSYLYGGISFNEREFRISKATRIQTAILATVYLLIQAGSLWLDQFAALTDTSGFATGAMYTGVHASIPGKQILAGIAAIVALLFLITSITGKWRMPVIGTALLIVSSLVLGVGYPWAIQQFKVLPDEQSVESEYISRNIEATRKAYGLDQVKVEPYDAITDAEPGALRNDAVAASNIRIMDPEVISRTFAQLEQLKQYYKFPNSLNVDRYELDGQVEDTVSAIRDIDLSGQTSWYNRTLVFTHGYGMVAAYGNQRSAGGEPVFLENGIPTSGRLGEFEPRVYFGMDSPEYSIVGGDHEKPIELDYPSDVSSGSEAPADEAEDATPAESEEQATTEADAAEIGDGTAEEVNTGRANLTTFAGEGGPELSNIFTKIIYALKFQDVEVMLSGAVVDGSQILYDRSPLERVQKVAPYLTIDEAPYASVVDGRIKWIIDGYTTSADYPYSEIQDMNSLLVDADNQRTSMLAKPVNYIRNSVKATVDAYDGSVTLYAWDTEDPLLKSWSKVYPGTLKDVSEMSGDLLSHVRYPTDLFKVQREVLSKYHVTNAGAFYSDEDAWRTPDDPVASTSEGTANPPQPPYYLTLSAGANAEPTYSIYSTYIPDATGDTARDILTGYLAANSNAGSEDGKIAEDYGTLKLLTLPKSNTIPAPGQVQNSFNTDPKVSTELNLLRQGGTRVISGNLLTLPVGGGLLYVQPVYLEASSGTQFPLLQKVLVSFGDSIAFEDTLDGALDTLFGGDSGANLEDVEGGEEPGSIAPDDGSEPSGEGEEEPSSSGNSATITQALRDMQEALTDRDAAMQEGDWTAYGEADARLKDALERALGG comes from the coding sequence GTGACCGACCAGACTACTGCTGCCCCCCGATCGCGCCGACTTTCGCCGCTCGCAATCACCATCGTTCTCGTGGTGGTGCTCATCATTGCGTTTCTCGCCATTGCCTCGGTAATGACTGAGGTGCTGTGGTTTGAGCAGCTCGGTTATCTTGAGGTCTTCGCGATCCAGTGGCTCGCAGCTGCCGCAATGTTCGTCATCGGGTTTTTGGGTATGTCAGTGCCCACGTTTATTGCGATCGATATTGCCTATCGCAAGCGCCCGGTGTACGCCAGATTGACCGCGCAGCTAGATCGTTATCAAGAGGTTATCGAACCGCTTCGTCGTCTCGTGAAGTGGTTGCTCCCAGCGATTCTTGGCATTTTTGCCGGCGTTGCTTCTGCAACGAACTGGGAGACAATTCTGCTCTGGTGGAACTCGGAACCGACCGGCGAAGTAGATGCCCAGTTTGGTATAGATCTGTCGTTCTATCTCTTTACGCTCCCACTCCTGCAGTCCGTCGCGGGCTTCCTTTCTGCGGTAGTGCTTATCTCCCTCATTTTGGGTGTTGGCACGAGCTATCTCTACGGCGGCATTTCGTTCAATGAGCGTGAGTTCCGCATTTCAAAGGCAACCCGCATACAGACAGCAATTCTCGCGACGGTCTACTTGCTCATACAGGCGGGTAGCTTGTGGCTCGATCAGTTTGCTGCGTTGACAGACACCAGTGGCTTTGCGACCGGCGCAATGTATACCGGGGTGCACGCATCGATCCCTGGCAAGCAGATCCTCGCTGGAATCGCGGCGATCGTCGCGCTGCTTTTCCTCATCACCTCAATCACCGGAAAGTGGCGCATGCCGGTCATCGGCACCGCACTGCTCATCGTCTCGAGCCTCGTACTTGGAGTGGGGTATCCGTGGGCGATTCAGCAGTTCAAGGTACTGCCAGATGAGCAGAGCGTTGAGTCCGAATACATCAGCCGAAACATCGAAGCCACGAGAAAGGCGTATGGTCTCGACCAGGTCAAAGTGGAGCCGTATGACGCCATTACCGATGCCGAGCCAGGTGCGCTGCGCAATGACGCCGTGGCAGCATCCAACATTCGCATCATGGACCCAGAGGTTATTTCGCGAACCTTCGCGCAGCTCGAGCAGCTGAAGCAGTACTACAAATTCCCGAACTCATTGAACGTCGATCGTTATGAGCTTGATGGTCAGGTTGAAGACACGGTCTCTGCGATCCGTGACATTGACCTGTCGGGACAGACGAGCTGGTACAACCGCACCCTCGTGTTCACGCACGGGTACGGCATGGTTGCCGCTTACGGTAACCAGCGTTCAGCTGGCGGCGAGCCTGTCTTCCTCGAGAACGGAATTCCGACGAGTGGGCGCCTCGGTGAATTCGAACCCCGCGTCTATTTCGGAATGGACTCTCCTGAGTACTCGATTGTCGGTGGCGACCATGAGAAGCCGATCGAACTCGACTATCCGTCAGATGTGTCGAGTGGTAGTGAAGCGCCCGCTGATGAAGCAGAAGATGCAACACCCGCTGAATCAGAAGAACAGGCAACAACCGAAGCCGATGCTGCTGAGATTGGTGACGGAACTGCTGAAGAAGTGAACACTGGCCGCGCAAACCTCACCACGTTTGCTGGCGAGGGCGGCCCAGAGCTCAGCAATATCTTCACCAAGATTATTTACGCATTGAAGTTCCAAGACGTCGAGGTTATGCTTTCGGGCGCAGTCGTTGATGGATCGCAGATTCTCTACGATCGAAGCCCACTCGAGCGTGTACAGAAGGTAGCCCCATATCTCACGATCGATGAGGCACCGTACGCATCGGTCGTTGATGGCCGAATTAAGTGGATCATCGATGGGTACACGACATCAGCTGATTACCCGTACTCAGAGATTCAAGATATGAATTCCCTACTCGTAGATGCTGACAACCAGCGCACGAGCATGTTGGCTAAGCCAGTGAACTACATTCGCAACTCGGTGAAGGCCACGGTTGACGCATACGACGGTAGCGTCACGCTGTACGCGTGGGACACTGAGGATCCGCTCCTCAAATCCTGGAGCAAGGTCTACCCAGGAACGCTCAAGGACGTGTCAGAGATGAGCGGTGACTTGCTGAGCCACGTGCGCTACCCAACAGATTTGTTCAAGGTTCAGCGTGAGGTACTGAGTAAGTATCACGTCACAAACGCTGGCGCGTTCTACTCGGATGAGGACGCTTGGAGAACTCCAGATGACCCGGTAGCAAGCACGAGCGAAGGTACCGCGAACCCACCGCAGCCACCGTACTATCTCACGCTTTCGGCAGGCGCGAACGCCGAACCCACCTATTCGATCTATTCGACGTATATTCCTGATGCAACGGGAGACACGGCCCGAGATATTCTCACTGGATACCTCGCTGCGAACTCGAATGCTGGTTCGGAAGACGGTAAGATTGCTGAAGACTATGGAACGCTGAAACTTCTCACGCTACCGAAGAGCAATACGATTCCTGCTCCGGGTCAGGTGCAGAACAGTTTCAACACTGACCCGAAGGTTTCAACCGAGCTCAACCTGCTCCGACAGGGTGGCACGCGAGTCATTAGCGGTAACTTGTTGACACTTCCTGTTGGTGGCGGCCTGCTCTACGTGCAGCCGGTCTACCTTGAGGCGTCGTCTGGCACGCAGTTCCCGCTGCTGCAGAAGGTGCTCGTGTCGTTCGGCGACAGCATTGCGTTTGAGGACACGCTTGACGGTGCACTGGACACGCTCTTCGGCGGTGACTCCGGTGCAAACCTCGAAGACGTCGAGGGCGGCGAGGAGCCAGGTTCGATCGCACCAGATGACGGCTCAGAGCCGTCTGGTGAGGGTGAGGAGGAGCCCTCGAGCAGCGGGAACTCTGCGACTATCACGCAAGCGCTTAGGGATATGCAAGAGGCTCTCACAGATCGCGACGCTGCAATGCAGGAAGGTGACTGGACAGCGTATGGTGAGGCAGACGCGAGGCTGAAGGATGCGCTAGAGCGCGCGCTTGGAGGCTAA
- a CDS encoding S1C family serine protease, with the protein MLMGIEKGAMMADEDTPTEPGASQSEQHAAQSQSQPPVPQEGATSAAEAMYGSSPQQPASVQQQTTPIYGAQPTYGQQHSQQSAASGYPAYSPSYLGQQYSSPAAQASQPETSEKKGHSTGTLLSGLAIAALIGGIVGGGVSSLVVANLAPQSATVAQHSGAVTLNNPESVTEVTGVAAVATPSVVTLEVQGQSAAGSGSGVIYSEDGYIITNAHVATLDGAASDVSIRVKLSDGRVFDGTIVGVAPYSDIAVVKIEADNLTPIEVADSTKVNVGDVAVAIGAPLNLANTVTSGVVSALNRGISVGSPLIPESPDSDQPHDDGSDGQNPGFPWDFRFQNPGQEEEDTQQSVGQVTLPVIQTDASINPGNSGGALLNNQGQLIGINVAIASPGATEGTAASAGLGFAIPAQLATRVADEIIAGEQPSHGLLGASVADSSFDTDADANHAGGLLQDLTPGGAADEAGLRAGDVITAINGIPATDGTTVSALIRMQAGGSEITIDYTRNGEAGQTTATLGTLDW; encoded by the coding sequence ATGCTTATGGGTATCGAGAAGGGAGCCATGATGGCTGATGAGGACACCCCAACAGAACCCGGCGCATCACAAAGTGAGCAGCACGCAGCACAATCGCAATCGCAACCACCAGTCCCACAAGAGGGTGCCACGTCGGCTGCAGAGGCGATGTATGGATCATCACCTCAGCAGCCGGCTTCGGTGCAGCAGCAGACGACGCCGATCTATGGGGCGCAGCCAACGTACGGTCAACAGCATTCTCAGCAGTCTGCGGCATCGGGATATCCGGCGTATTCACCCTCATATTTAGGGCAGCAGTACTCGTCTCCCGCCGCACAGGCTTCGCAGCCTGAGACCTCGGAGAAGAAGGGACACTCGACGGGAACCCTGCTCTCCGGTCTCGCGATCGCTGCTCTTATTGGGGGTATCGTCGGCGGGGGCGTGTCTTCGCTCGTCGTGGCGAACCTTGCGCCTCAGTCAGCGACAGTCGCACAGCACAGCGGCGCTGTGACGCTCAATAATCCTGAGAGTGTGACTGAGGTCACAGGGGTTGCCGCAGTAGCTACTCCGAGTGTCGTGACGCTTGAGGTGCAAGGGCAAAGCGCAGCTGGCTCTGGTTCAGGGGTGATTTATAGCGAAGACGGTTACATCATCACGAATGCTCACGTAGCAACTCTTGATGGGGCGGCGTCGGATGTGAGCATCCGCGTGAAACTGAGCGACGGCCGAGTCTTCGACGGCACCATTGTGGGCGTGGCTCCGTATTCAGACATCGCGGTGGTGAAGATTGAAGCTGACAACCTCACACCCATTGAGGTTGCTGATTCAACCAAGGTGAATGTTGGCGATGTTGCAGTCGCGATCGGTGCGCCACTGAATCTGGCGAATACGGTGACGAGTGGTGTCGTGAGCGCACTCAACCGGGGTATTTCGGTGGGAAGTCCTCTCATTCCAGAAAGCCCAGACTCAGACCAGCCTCACGACGATGGCTCTGACGGGCAGAATCCTGGGTTCCCGTGGGACTTCCGATTCCAGAACCCGGGCCAAGAGGAGGAAGATACGCAGCAGAGTGTCGGGCAGGTGACCCTGCCCGTGATCCAGACTGATGCGTCGATCAACCCCGGTAACTCGGGTGGTGCGCTCCTGAACAACCAGGGTCAACTCATCGGCATTAACGTTGCGATCGCATCTCCAGGTGCAACCGAGGGAACCGCAGCGAGCGCGGGTCTCGGGTTCGCCATTCCCGCGCAGCTCGCGACGAGAGTTGCAGATGAGATCATCGCCGGCGAGCAGCCCTCACACGGGCTCCTCGGTGCGAGTGTTGCAGATTCAAGCTTCGACACAGACGCTGATGCGAATCACGCGGGTGGATTGCTTCAAGATCTCACCCCTGGTGGAGCGGCCGATGAAGCAGGTCTACGCGCAGGCGACGTGATCACTGCGATTAATGGCATTCCTGCAACCGACGGAACCACGGTGTCCGCGCTCATCAGAATGCAAGCGGGTGGGAGTGAAATCACCATCGATTACACAAGAAATGGTGAGGCGGGGCAAACCACCGCAACACTCGGCACTCTGGACTGGTAA
- a CDS encoding CDP-glycerol glycerophosphotransferase family protein yields MTTARFHFASGNLGKLLAIPKYVLSFVFSWFVPRSHLQWAFGSGIGVGEGALALALHVRQTQTDAVVFWMVSNESERALAERHDFIAVERNSWRGYWVTLRSGTLVVTHGLGDVNRFGVFGAVIIQLWHGAPMKRIHLDSPVTTTVTGPRLIRSLLRRMYERGSQQVSLYVAGSIDAAERLRSAFRVDPGKVRVLGDPRDDVLVRQAQNPALASEARASVLEELGLTDAGPDTPIFLYAPTWRDGDDDPAIPVAAEIESIHSLLTDLGAHLIIRSHPLGAGDYDPVLNERVHMLGSDRVRDITPLLGAFDALITDYSSIAIDFALLTRPIVWFAPDLESYTLGRGLYEPLEITATGAVERSWGGVVTRLERLAEQGSHELRESQRSSRALAERFHAYRDGASAARVAEYIAELKRPAHELVPNPAVFFESFYGRQVSCNPLALDREIAARHPDLDRYWSVTSERQAVPEGATPVLVGGKEWFAARRHAKLLVVNDWLRHRFKRARGQFVLQTWHGTMLKHLALGRPNVSLRTRLAIRRESSRWSAMLSQNPHATEQFRKSYAFSGPVFEEGYPRVDRLALANAGSGLNPVTVRASRAAVGVPQSKRVLVYAPTWRESAVAAVDELDVTALAAALGDEWVVVARGHTRQHSLGGYNIVGEYGVIDASKHPDINDVILAADLIVTDYSSLMFDAAASNIPLAFFVPDLENYRDRERGFTFDFEGDSPGPLLTSREEVVSCANALARDGRAAEWIGEYQGAYAAWQKRFLPHDDGFAASRVVSKLEECGALASNTALASSK; encoded by the coding sequence ATGACCACTGCCCGATTTCACTTCGCGAGCGGTAATCTCGGCAAACTGCTGGCGATCCCGAAATACGTGTTGTCGTTCGTCTTTTCATGGTTCGTTCCGCGCTCCCATCTGCAGTGGGCATTCGGAAGCGGAATTGGTGTGGGAGAGGGGGCTCTCGCCCTAGCTCTGCATGTGCGCCAAACGCAAACCGACGCTGTGGTTTTCTGGATGGTGAGTAACGAGTCAGAGCGCGCCCTTGCGGAACGCCACGACTTCATTGCAGTCGAACGGAATTCCTGGCGCGGATACTGGGTCACACTTCGTTCTGGCACACTCGTCGTCACCCACGGGCTCGGCGATGTGAATAGGTTTGGCGTGTTTGGGGCAGTAATTATTCAGCTCTGGCACGGTGCACCCATGAAGCGCATTCACTTGGATTCGCCAGTAACCACGACAGTGACCGGACCGAGGCTCATCCGGTCGCTGCTGCGGCGGATGTATGAGCGCGGCTCACAGCAGGTGAGTTTGTATGTCGCCGGGTCTATCGATGCCGCAGAGCGGTTGCGATCCGCATTCAGGGTGGATCCCGGCAAGGTTCGCGTTCTTGGAGATCCGCGCGATGACGTGCTCGTACGGCAGGCACAAAATCCTGCGCTCGCAAGCGAGGCGCGTGCGAGCGTACTTGAAGAGCTTGGACTCACTGATGCAGGCCCTGACACGCCGATCTTCCTGTATGCACCGACATGGCGCGACGGTGACGACGACCCGGCAATACCTGTTGCGGCGGAGATCGAGTCGATCCACTCACTACTGACGGATCTCGGCGCACACCTCATCATTCGGTCGCACCCGCTTGGAGCGGGCGACTACGATCCAGTGCTCAACGAACGAGTGCATATGCTCGGAAGCGATCGGGTACGGGACATTACACCGTTGCTTGGCGCGTTTGACGCGCTCATCACCGACTACTCATCGATCGCAATTGATTTTGCTCTGCTCACGAGACCGATCGTGTGGTTCGCCCCCGATCTTGAGAGCTATACGCTCGGCAGAGGACTGTATGAACCGCTAGAGATCACGGCTACAGGGGCCGTAGAACGCAGTTGGGGCGGCGTCGTCACACGACTCGAACGGCTAGCCGAGCAAGGGTCGCACGAACTCCGTGAATCGCAGAGAAGTTCGCGCGCGCTCGCCGAAAGATTCCATGCCTATCGAGACGGTGCTTCAGCCGCAAGAGTCGCGGAGTATATAGCTGAACTCAAACGCCCCGCACACGAACTCGTACCGAATCCAGCAGTGTTCTTCGAGAGCTTTTATGGCAGACAGGTGAGCTGCAATCCACTCGCACTCGACCGAGAAATTGCCGCGCGACATCCCGATCTCGACAGATACTGGAGCGTGACCTCAGAGCGGCAAGCTGTTCCAGAGGGGGCGACGCCGGTACTTGTCGGCGGAAAGGAGTGGTTCGCAGCACGCCGCCACGCCAAACTGCTCGTGGTGAATGACTGGCTTCGGCATCGGTTCAAGCGAGCGCGGGGCCAATTTGTGCTGCAAACTTGGCACGGAACAATGCTGAAACACCTCGCACTGGGCCGCCCAAACGTTTCGCTGCGCACACGCTTGGCGATCCGCCGCGAAAGTAGCCGCTGGAGCGCCATGCTCTCTCAAAACCCGCACGCAACCGAACAGTTCCGCAAGAGCTATGCGTTCTCGGGTCCAGTGTTCGAAGAGGGCTACCCGAGGGTCGATCGGCTCGCTCTCGCAAACGCGGGGAGCGGACTGAACCCCGTTACTGTTCGAGCGTCGCGCGCAGCGGTGGGCGTGCCTCAAAGCAAGCGTGTGCTTGTTTACGCGCCTACCTGGCGCGAGAGTGCCGTAGCCGCCGTTGATGAGCTCGATGTTACTGCGCTCGCCGCCGCGTTAGGTGATGAATGGGTGGTCGTTGCAAGGGGCCACACGCGTCAACATTCCCTCGGTGGGTACAACATCGTTGGTGAGTACGGCGTGATCGATGCCTCCAAGCATCCCGACATCAACGACGTCATTCTTGCGGCCGACCTCATCGTCACAGACTATTCATCGCTGATGTTTGATGCGGCGGCATCGAACATTCCCCTCGCGTTCTTTGTGCCTGACCTTGAGAACTATCGAGACCGAGAGCGTGGCTTTACCTTTGACTTCGAAGGCGACTCGCCTGGTCCGCTACTCACCAGCCGTGAAGAGGTTGTTTCCTGCGCAAACGCGCTGGCTCGCGACGGCCGTGCCGCCGAGTGGATCGGTGAATACCAAGGTGCCTACGCGGCTTGGCAGAAACGTTTCCTCCCGCACGATGACGGGTTCGCAGCATCTCGGGTCGTAAGCAAGCTCGAAGAATGCGGTGCACTCGCCTCAAATACCGCGCTCGCCTCAAGCAAGTAG